A window of the Scyliorhinus torazame isolate Kashiwa2021f chromosome 12, sScyTor2.1, whole genome shotgun sequence genome harbors these coding sequences:
- the LOC140386805 gene encoding uncharacterized protein → MSLKILLYVPNVIGYIRILLLLVCWWTFNYPVVFFPCYVISIILDGFDGYAARKLNQVSEFGAWFDVAIDNFGRTMLWSSLFSWGHFISSLEWCVLVCTHNSLGADWKTKFGDGPWWVRKTMANGFKTPVGAFAIFGLHVLPIWLYGYHNRLLSAAFMMPYTWQWIITTFLVAGRLLCMAVEFWCIWIHIMYLVRNEKETQGK, encoded by the exons GTTATATAAGGATACTCCTACTGCTGGTGTGCTGGTGGACTTTCAATTATCCAGTAGTATTTTTTCCCTGTTATGTGATTTCCATTATTCTTGATG GATTTGATGGGTATGCAGCTCGGAAGTTAAATCAGGTATCTGAATTTGGAGCTTGGTTTGATGTTGCAATTGACAACTTTGGGCGTACCATGTTATGGAGCTCACTCTTTTCG TGGGGACATTTTATAAGTAGCTTAGAGTGGTGTGTTTTAGTCTGTACACACAATTCCCTGGGAGCAGACTGGAAGACCAAGTTCGGCGATGGTCCTTGGTGGGTTCGGAAAACCATGGCAAATG GTTTTAAGACTCCTGTCGGAGCATTTGCTATCTTTGGATTACATGTACTTCCTATTTGGCTGTATGGTTACCACAATCGACTTCTATCAGCAGCATTTATGATGCCTTACACATGGCAGTGGATTATAACTACATTTCTTGTAGCTGGAAGACTTCTATGTATGGCTGTGGAG TTCTGGTGTATATGGATTCATATTATGTACCTTGTACGAAATGAGAAGGAAACCCAAGGAAAGTAA